The Leptospira harrisiae sequence CGATTTTTAAAATTTCTGCTGTTATGGCAGGATCTTTTTCAACTTGAGCAGAAATTTCGTGCCAATCTACGTCTTTTTTGTTAGCGATTAAAATCAATTTCTGAATTTGCGAAGGTAGGGGAGGGAGACTGTTTACCTCACGAACCAAAAGATTTTTAATATTAGTTTGGTTTTCTTTTGGAATGAGTTGTTTTGGAATTCTTATGATAACTTCTGTGGAATCTTCTGTTGTAACTAATTGAAAGAATTGGTTGGAAATACCAGAATTTCTAAGTAGGATATGAATTAAGACAATGCCGAGTCCTGAACTTTCTTCATTGTCAACCGATTCACGATAAGCATCATTTATGTTTTTGTATTTTGCCGATGCTTGTACTCTTTTTAAAATTCTATTTTTTTCTTCCGGAAGAATTTTGGCGTTATTCTTAACTTTAAATTCTATATAATCTTCTTTAAAAATTGTGCTTAAAGTAATTTTATATTGGGAATGATCCAATGCTAAAAAAACACGTTTTCTGTTATGACCAAATTCATCCTTATACATAGGAATTCCTCTGGCATAATCTTTTTCATCCCAGAGGTCTAAACCTTGCTCTTTAAAAAAAACACGTTTCCCGTTAGCCTTACATCCGTTTACTAGTAGCTCACTAAGAATTGTAAAAAGGATTTCATGTAGGAATTCTAAGGAAATGCTTCGAACCACTCTTCCAATCCACACGTCGAGTTCTGGGCAGTCGATTTCCGAAAAGTGAACATATTCTTTGGAAATCAGCTTTCCTGAAAGAAAGTCCTCCTGGAAGGTAATGAGTGGGGGAATCGACATGATAAAACTGTTTTGAACCTTGTTTCTCTTTTTGAAAACCGAAAATTTTATTTTGAAATTTGCGTTAGGTTTCCGATAATGAAGACTATGGAACTCTTAAAAAAATCCCTTCCTATTATCCTTGCGTTATTTGTAGCAGTTGCCTCTATTTCTGCTCAGGAAACCAAACCGCAATCTACACCCACCGATGTGAACCAAGAAAATCACGATGCGAAAGAGGGACAAGATAAAGAGTTATTCGAATACTATTATAAAACCCGCCCTGAAAATTTGCCACCTAATAAAGCAAAATTGGAATATAACTTAATTAAGACGCTAAAAAAAGAAATTATGAGTCGTGATTATTCCAAAGAAACAGCGGAAGCCATTAAAAAAATCGACGCTACCAATATTCAATATGAGAGAGTTTACAGAGAAAGTAAGTGGCTTCGTGGATTTATGACTCAAAACATTCATCTGAATTATTCAGAGTTCATGTACATTGTTAAACATGATAAATATATGTGTTTTGTAAGTTTTGATGTTAATCCTGAGACTTATTTACAACAATCTCGTCAATCGCATTTGGTTTTTGCTGCGAAGGATAAGTTTGAGATAGTAATCCCAAAACCCTGAAAAAGAATGTAACCCCAACTAATACTAGTAAATAGATAAATCCATATTGAAAGTATCTTTCTAAGTTTTCCAAGAGGGGGAGTGGTTCTTCATTCCCCTTAATTTGAGAAATTGCCGTTTGTTTCCCAAAAATTTTGATTTCCCTTTTATAAACTTCGATAGTGTCACCTAACCGCAGTCTTTTGTAAATAGAATATGGAATTCGCTCCGTGATTTCAAATAAAGATCCATTACTGAGCCCAAAACTATAATGGCACTGATAAGCAATCGGGAATTGATTTTTGACACGAGAAAGTTCTTGGACAATCGCAAAACTTCGGTTTTTTTCTTCGTTTAAGGTTTTGGTTTCAGATTGTAATTTGGAATTTTCGAAATGGACTAGAGAATAAAATAATGTTATGACTGCAAAAGATACGAAAACCGAGTTGGCGATCCAAACGGAAATTCGTGGAGACATCTAGGACTTAGATGGCTCCTCAAAGGACTTTAATGCTTCTTCACGGTCAGCATAGAATTGAAAAGCATTTGAAAGACCAAGTAAATGAAACACTTGCAAGATGGAACTAGTCACACCAACCAGGGCCATTTCTTTATTTCTTTTCTGTAAGTTCATTTTTACATCCAAAATCATTCGGATTCCTAAACTAGATATGTATCTGAGTTCTGAAAAATCCAAAATCAAATGTTTTCTGTCGGTCCCAACCATTTCATCTAAAATCGTTTGTGTAATGCGGTCGAGTGGGCCCGATTCCATACGACCTTTGATTTGGACGATGACGGTTCCATTGATGCGTTTCTGCTCTATTTCATATGGTAAGTCTTGCATGGATTCCCCTCTCTTTAGCGGAACAATTACAGATAATTTCTCTGGCGATAACCGAATCGTCGCCTTTGCATAAGGTGGAAACGGGTAATGTCTCTCTGTGAGAGAATCAACTGCTAATCCACCGTTCATTTCGGAAATAACTTCCACTTGATCCAAGGCCCTAAAATCTGCCAAGGAAAACTCTGTTTCTCGAGACTTCACTCGTATTTCTCGGGAATAAACATGAAAAAAAGGCTCATGTTTGGAAAAGGGAGAGAATTTCTTTGGAAAACAAGAACTAATCCAACCTGTGGATCCTGCACCCGTGTAGACTAGTAATCCTGAACATTTTTGTTCTTCTTTTTGACCGAGATAGGAGATCCAAAACCGCGATGTGAGGTCTGGACTATTGTTGCGGATGGAAAGTTCACAGATTGCTGGTACAGTTCTAAGTTTGGTCCCATTTGGATACAAGATTTCCGTATCTAAAAGAGACCAAGACTCTACTTGAGTTTCTTTGAAGTTATTTTTGACTGCTGCTTTAAGTTCTTCTGCCGTAAAACCAAGCAAAGCACCCACTGAAGAGTTAGGATCAGAATTACAGCCGATTAAATGAGTATTTCCTGCTAAATGGGCAACAAAAGTGAAATGATTATCTCCACCATGTGCCACGATCAAATCGTATTTGGATCCATCTTCTGGATCAAAGTTTTCCCGAAACACAAAATCAGCGTTAGGAAATACATGCGCTTTTAGAAAGTTTCGAGACTCTATTTGCCTTTCATGTGACTCAAATGTTCTCTGAAAGACTTCTGGATTTTGGCGTGCGACTTCTTTATAGGCCTGAATGGAGCCGTAAGTTTCCAAATCTAATTCGTATTTGGTACGTTTGAAGACCACTACGACCTTTTTATACTTGATGGAAGGCATGAGTTTTGGAAGAAATTCCCATTTTCCTTAGGGAAATAAAGGTTTTTTTGAAAAAACTTAGTTTTTCTTAGGAAATTTGCAGAAAAATTGTATCCAAAATCAATTTAGTCTTGTACCAAATCATGTAGTTTTGTAAATAATGTGTAACCGTTAAATGGTTTAGAGGAAAATCAAAGTATGGCAACAACTCCTACCCCAATGAAGAAGTCCGAAATGCTCAGCGAACTAGCTGAAACAACTGGTATGACCAAAAAGAACGTAGCAGCGTTCCTAGACTCCTTTGTTGAACTCGCCTATAAAGAAACTAAGAAAAACGGAGCATTTGTGATTCCTGGTTTAGGAAAACTTGTTAAACGCAATCGTCCTAAACGTAAAGGTAGAAACCCTGCAACCGGTGAAGCGATTATGATCCCTGCTAAAACTGTTGTTAAATTCACGCTATCTAAGACTTGTAAAGACGCTGTTGTGCCTCCAAAGAAATAATTTAGTTTGTGAACCCAGGAGGACGACCCCCTGGGTATTTTATGGATAAAAAACCTTATCCTTTTTTACCTTTCGACGATTCTCTTGTTGGAGAGAAAATCCTTCTTGTTTGGCAAAAAAGTCATCATTCTGAAAAAAATCTAAAAGAACATTTATTAAAAGCATTGGATCTAACTGAAGATCAGATTGTTTTTACTCCGAATGCCATCAAACAAACGTTAATGGTTTCGTATCCTACTGAAATTCGCAACTACATTGACCAAAAACATCCATCTAAGATCACAGACTTGTTATTGACGATAGCTAAAGGTAAGTCCAATGTTCATCCTGTTCCGGCGCTCGACATTACCTTTGAATTGATTGAATGGATTCTTACTGGATTTGATTTGGATGATGTATTGGTTGAAACCTTATCTGCATTATTCGGAACTTCCCTAACCAACGAATTTATAGACCAAGTGAGAGCTGAGTACATCAAAGAACTCAGAGGATAAAGATTTTTTCGGAGCCCTGTTTATTTTGGTTGTCAAATATTGAACTTGGTTCAAATTTTGGAACAAATAAGGACTTTGGTTACCAATATGCAAACTCGTAATATTTATAAATGGGGATCTCCCGATGTAGAAGAAAAACTTCCTGAACATACTTTAAAATTTTTGGAAGAACAGTTCCCCGTTGATAAAGAGTTCAAAGCATCCTTTCCAAAAGGAGACCTTCCTCTAAATCCCTTAAAAAAATCTAAACTTTCGCAAACAACAATCACAAAGTTAAAACAAATAGTTGGAAAAGATTATGTTTCGTTAGATGATACATCACGAGCAAGCCATTCCATTGGAAAGTTTTATACAGAGATATATAAAGCAAGATTTGGTGAAGTTACAGATGTAGTCGATGTGGTTGTTTCTCCCAAAAATGAAGCGGAAGTAATCGAAATTATCGCACTTGCCAATGCTAATAAAATTCCAGTGATTCCTTATGGAGCTGGATCAACAGTCACAAAAGCATTACAAGCTCCTAAAGGCGGGATTTCTTTAGATTTATCTAGATTAAACCGAATCATCGAATTCAATGCAATTGATTCCACAGTCACTGTAGAAGCAGGAGTTTATGGGCCTGTTTTAGAAAAACATTTAAACGAACGTGGATATACTTGCGGACACTTTCCACAGTCTTTTGAGTTCTCAACCGTTGGAGGTTGGATAGCTGCTAAAGGGGCAGGGCAGGCCTCTACTGGTTATGGAAAAATAGAAGATATACTTCTCAGTTTAACAGCCATTACACCTTCTGGAAAATTTGAATCAAAAGCATACCCAGCCGCATCCATTGGGCCAGATTTATTCCGTTTGTTTCTCGGAACAGAAGGAAGTTTTGGAGTCATTACAAAAGCTACTTTAAAAATTCGGAAATTCCATTCTGAAAATTCTGCTAAAGGTTCCTTTATCTTTAAAAACTTTGAAAAAGCTGTGGAGACAATGAGAGATGTGATGCAAGCGGGATTTGGTAAACCCCACTTCTTTCGAATCCAAGACCCAGAAGAAACAGACATTTCTTTTCATATGAGTGGGCTTCATGGTGGCAAGGAAGATTATTTTCTTAGATTCATTGGTTACAAACCAATGGAAAGATCTCTTATGCACATCATCATAGATGGTGATCCAACTTATACAAAAGAAGTACTGAAAAAAATCAAAAAAATTGCAAAACGGAATGGTGGGTTTTCTACAGGAGAATCTCCAGTAAACAAGTGGTTACATCAAAGATATTCTAGTGCGTATCTCAGAGATTATTTGATGGATGAAGGGATTCGTATCGATACTTTAGAGACGGCTGTTAGTTGGTCGAATTTGCATGGGTTATGGGAAAAGACTAGAGCGTATATTAAAAGCCACGAAAACACATCTTGTATGGTTCATATATCCCATGCTTATGAAAACGGAGCCAATTTGTATTTTATATTTTT is a genomic window containing:
- a CDS encoding VanZ family protein; amino-acid sequence: MDKKPYPFLPFDDSLVGEKILLVWQKSHHSEKNLKEHLLKALDLTEDQIVFTPNAIKQTLMVSYPTEIRNYIDQKHPSKITDLLLTIAKGKSNVHPVPALDITFELIEWILTGFDLDDVLVETLSALFGTSLTNEFIDQVRAEYIKELRG
- a CDS encoding STAS domain-containing protein; protein product: MPSIKYKKVVVVFKRTKYELDLETYGSIQAYKEVARQNPEVFQRTFESHERQIESRNFLKAHVFPNADFVFRENFDPEDGSKYDLIVAHGGDNHFTFVAHLAGNTHLIGCNSDPNSSVGALLGFTAEELKAAVKNNFKETQVESWSLLDTEILYPNGTKLRTVPAICELSIRNNSPDLTSRFWISYLGQKEEQKCSGLLVYTGAGSTGWISSCFPKKFSPFSKHEPFFHVYSREIRVKSRETEFSLADFRALDQVEVISEMNGGLAVDSLTERHYPFPPYAKATIRLSPEKLSVIVPLKRGESMQDLPYEIEQKRINGTVIVQIKGRMESGPLDRITQTILDEMVGTDRKHLILDFSELRYISSLGIRMILDVKMNLQKRNKEMALVGVTSSILQVFHLLGLSNAFQFYADREEALKSFEEPSKS
- a CDS encoding HU family DNA-binding protein, translating into MATTPTPMKKSEMLSELAETTGMTKKNVAAFLDSFVELAYKETKKNGAFVIPGLGKLVKRNRPKRKGRNPATGEAIMIPAKTVVKFTLSKTCKDAVVPPKK
- a CDS encoding FAD-binding oxidoreductase, whose translation is MQTRNIYKWGSPDVEEKLPEHTLKFLEEQFPVDKEFKASFPKGDLPLNPLKKSKLSQTTITKLKQIVGKDYVSLDDTSRASHSIGKFYTEIYKARFGEVTDVVDVVVSPKNEAEVIEIIALANANKIPVIPYGAGSTVTKALQAPKGGISLDLSRLNRIIEFNAIDSTVTVEAGVYGPVLEKHLNERGYTCGHFPQSFEFSTVGGWIAAKGAGQASTGYGKIEDILLSLTAITPSGKFESKAYPAASIGPDLFRLFLGTEGSFGVITKATLKIRKFHSENSAKGSFIFKNFEKAVETMRDVMQAGFGKPHFFRIQDPEETDISFHMSGLHGGKEDYFLRFIGYKPMERSLMHIIIDGDPTYTKEVLKKIKKIAKRNGGFSTGESPVNKWLHQRYSSAYLRDYLMDEGIRIDTLETAVSWSNLHGLWEKTRAYIKSHENTSCMVHISHAYENGANLYFIFLSPIDKKNEETNFVKFHKGIIDSIHKNGGSLSHHHGIGRMLSPWMESEVGKEGLRILSSIKKTFDPKGIMNPGGLLGLK
- a CDS encoding HDOD domain-containing protein — encoded protein: MSIPPLITFQEDFLSGKLISKEYVHFSEIDCPELDVWIGRVVRSISLEFLHEILFTILSELLVNGCKANGKRVFFKEQGLDLWDEKDYARGIPMYKDEFGHNRKRVFLALDHSQYKITLSTIFKEDYIEFKVKNNAKILPEEKNRILKRVQASAKYKNINDAYRESVDNEESSGLGIVLIHILLRNSGISNQFFQLVTTEDSTEVIIRIPKQLIPKENQTNIKNLLVREVNSLPPLPSQIQKLILIANKKDVDWHEISAQVEKDPAITAEILKIANSPLFGAHTPIISVIEGLKRIGLRNLESIFLTLGAKKVLNSRYAKQVLVWTHSFKTSMYARFLIEDRKKHLKLLEPAVISALLHDLGRMVLLSLDLSQVNQIRVLRSDDNNEISEWVEEYTLGTTHSEIGYLMSEKWNFPEEILDVIRYHHKPWQCKSRNNILCQIIYLADIFANIGRGKGNYFTVEPEVLEYFEITSEKEFRDMQERFKIQFEEHREEYQNLLI